In one Candidatus Nanopelagicus limnes genomic region, the following are encoded:
- a CDS encoding DUF3817 domain-containing protein, with amino-acid sequence MRQITLFFRFWALWAGVMSLLLWFVYMPAKYLVSDKSFYEQFIWIPIVHGFTYPVYLVAALALCMVKRKSLLSTALFLLAGTLPVASIWIERRVKSGRW; translated from the coding sequence ATGAGGCAAATTACTCTCTTCTTCCGTTTTTGGGCGCTTTGGGCCGGGGTTATGTCACTGCTGCTTTGGTTTGTTTATATGCCAGCTAAGTACTTAGTTAGCGATAAGAGTTTTTATGAGCAATTTATCTGGATACCAATTGTGCATGGCTTTACCTATCCAGTTTATTTAGTTGCAGCCTTAGCCCTTTGTATGGTCAAGCGAAAGTCCCTACTTAGTACCGCCCTATTTCTTCTTGCTGGCACCTTGCCGGTGGCATCGATTTGGATTGAACGGCGCGTAAAAAGCGGCCGGTGGTAG
- a CDS encoding DUF4307 domain-containing protein, whose protein sequence is MHPKVLSDPILRERYGIKAAKNPRYLLAGILLSIVAAWFVWSGFNAANPDVRSELISFKVLDDQSISITYKITVRDLSKDHSCSVVARDIDKNTIGQVSDLMPAGTLLAGDNLRTVEITTRLPAVNAGITSCQ, encoded by the coding sequence ATGCATCCCAAAGTTCTATCTGACCCCATCTTGCGCGAACGCTATGGCATTAAAGCTGCCAAAAATCCACGTTATCTTCTTGCTGGGATTTTACTTAGCATTGTTGCTGCTTGGTTTGTTTGGAGTGGTTTTAATGCTGCAAATCCAGATGTTAGATCTGAATTAATTTCATTTAAAGTTCTTGATGATCAAAGCATTTCTATTACTTATAAAATAACGGTGAGAGATTTAAGTAAGGATCACAGCTGCTCAGTTGTAGCAAGAGATATTGATAAGAACACTATTGGACAAGTATCTGATCTAATGCCAGCTGGCACATTACTTGCTGGCGATAACCTGCGAACCGTTGAGATAACCACCCGTTTACCTGCGGTAAATGCGGGAATCACCAGTTGCCAGTAA
- a CDS encoding SURF1 family cytochrome oxidase biogenesis protein has translation MKQVLKKAATVLIWLSLIYACYELGIWQLHRAQELNKVTAPKPDQPLIALEQVSSAGMNMPIKAVNRIVSASGNYTTSFVARDQKLSEGVLANLDVRLLKLSTGHGVLVVREVLGQIQDQINTEVSITGRLYPRQNVDRAFAKPGELSRIDPALVVSKVNPFLYDGYIILKSEKTGADQSSDLTLVASEQISNRLPGFYWQHISYVVVWWFMGLLLLIAPAFPQFRAKSDKVNNKADKTKKVGLKK, from the coding sequence ATGAAGCAGGTGCTAAAAAAGGCTGCAACAGTTTTAATCTGGCTCAGCCTCATCTATGCCTGCTATGAATTAGGTATCTGGCAATTACATAGAGCCCAAGAATTAAATAAAGTAACTGCGCCAAAGCCAGATCAACCTTTAATTGCCCTCGAGCAGGTTTCTTCCGCTGGCATGAATATGCCGATCAAAGCGGTTAATCGAATTGTTTCAGCATCTGGAAACTACACCACATCCTTTGTGGCTCGCGATCAAAAGCTCTCAGAAGGTGTGCTTGCAAATCTTGATGTTAGATTATTAAAACTAAGCACCGGCCATGGCGTATTAGTGGTTAGGGAGGTGCTTGGGCAAATACAGGATCAAATCAACACTGAAGTTTCTATTACCGGCCGGCTATACCCAAGGCAAAATGTTGATCGAGCCTTTGCAAAGCCAGGTGAGCTTTCTAGAATTGATCCAGCATTAGTTGTAAGTAAGGTAAATCCATTTTTATATGATGGCTACATTATTTTAAAGTCAGAAAAAACTGGCGCCGATCAAAGTAGTGATTTAACCTTGGTGGCCTCAGAACAAATCTCTAATCGCCTGCCTGGCTTTTATTGGCAACATATCTCCTACGTTGTGGTCTGGTGGTTTATGGGGTTACTGCTTTTAATTGCACCAGCCTTTCCACAATTTAGAGCCAAGAGCGATAAGGTAAATAACAAGGCAGACAAGACTAAGAAAGTAGGATTAAAAAAATGA
- a CDS encoding transglycosylase SLT domain-containing protein has translation MKVKALTITTPRVRRISMTAACLAFFLFISEPAYASSNLTFSVTIPSVASNLESTTPLPGEEGFDPTPSLLELDAVKTVDASAMALISVAARKVDLARQPDGAREIAKSLIAANYSWSEKQFTCLDQLWTKESHWNYKARNKVSGAHGIAQALPATKMEIVGTDWRTNPVTQITWGLKYIQERYNTPCAAWSKFKRSNWY, from the coding sequence ATGAAAGTTAAAGCTTTAACTATCACCACGCCACGGGTTCGGCGCATCTCAATGACCGCTGCCTGCCTAGCCTTCTTCCTGTTTATCTCAGAGCCGGCCTACGCCTCTAGCAACCTAACCTTTTCAGTAACCATCCCATCAGTTGCCAGCAATTTAGAGAGCACCACCCCACTACCTGGGGAGGAGGGCTTTGACCCAACCCCATCACTATTAGAGCTAGATGCGGTTAAGACCGTAGATGCCTCGGCGATGGCGCTGATCTCAGTTGCTGCCCGCAAGGTGGATCTTGCCCGCCAACCAGATGGCGCTCGCGAGATCGCTAAGAGTTTAATTGCAGCTAATTACAGCTGGTCGGAAAAACAGTTCACCTGCCTTGATCAACTTTGGACTAAAGAGAGTCATTGGAATTACAAAGCAAGAAATAAAGTTTCAGGTGCTCATGGAATTGCCCAAGCACTTCCTGCCACCAAGATGGAGATTGTCGGAACTGATTGGCGAACAAATCCGGTAACTCAAATTACCTGGGGACTTAAGTACATTCAAGAGCGTTATAACACTCCATGTGCTGCCTGGAGTAAATTCAAACGATCAAACTGGTACTAG
- a CDS encoding PhoH family protein, whose amino-acid sequence MASESIVLKSVSPQAQPARITYVLDTSVLLADPIALSRFAEHEVIIPITVIGELETKRDHPELGYFARAALRTLDDLRVKSGRLDKPIGINEEGGTLSVELNHADPSKLPAGFLRDGSNDSRILAIAKNLMSDGRQVVLVTKDLPLRVKASSVGVEAQEYRAELASTSGWSGMVEESVGSTVIDALYENEKISHEIAKKYPCHTGVVLHSEKGSALARVTPDKHLHLVRGDRSAFGLHGRSAEQRVALDILLDPEVGIVSLGGRAGTGKSALALSAGLEAVLEKRLHKKVVIFRPLYAVGGQELGYLPGTENEKMSPWAQAVFDTLGALVSQQVLDEVVERGLIEVLPLTHIRGRSLHDSFVIVDEAQSLERGVLLTVLSRIGQGSRVILTHDIAQRDNLRVGRHDGVVAVVESLKGHPLFAHITLTRSERSQIAALVTELLEEPINFTS is encoded by the coding sequence TTGGCTAGTGAATCTATTGTCTTAAAGTCAGTATCCCCACAAGCCCAACCTGCCCGCATCACTTATGTGCTAGATACCAGCGTTCTACTTGCAGATCCAATTGCCTTAAGCCGTTTTGCAGAGCATGAAGTAATCATTCCAATCACAGTAATTGGTGAGTTAGAGACCAAGCGAGATCACCCAGAGCTTGGCTACTTTGCAAGAGCTGCCCTTCGCACCCTTGATGACTTACGGGTAAAAAGTGGGCGATTAGATAAACCAATTGGAATCAATGAAGAGGGCGGCACATTATCAGTTGAGTTAAATCACGCCGATCCTTCAAAGTTGCCAGCCGGCTTTTTGCGGGATGGCTCAAATGATTCAAGAATTTTAGCAATCGCAAAAAACCTAATGTCAGATGGCCGCCAAGTGGTTTTAGTTACTAAGGATTTACCACTTCGAGTTAAAGCATCCTCAGTTGGAGTGGAGGCGCAGGAGTACCGCGCAGAGTTAGCCAGCACTAGTGGCTGGAGTGGCATGGTGGAGGAGAGTGTTGGCTCAACTGTTATTGACGCACTTTATGAAAATGAAAAAATCTCACATGAGATTGCAAAAAAATATCCTTGCCATACCGGTGTGGTGCTCCACTCTGAAAAAGGAAGTGCGCTCGCAAGAGTTACCCCAGATAAACATCTGCATTTAGTAAGAGGAGATCGCAGTGCATTTGGTTTGCATGGGCGAAGTGCTGAACAAAGAGTTGCCTTAGATATTTTGTTAGATCCAGAGGTTGGCATTGTTTCCTTAGGTGGCAGAGCCGGAACTGGCAAAAGCGCCTTGGCATTATCAGCTGGCTTAGAAGCGGTCTTAGAGAAGCGATTACATAAAAAGGTAGTGATCTTTCGTCCTCTTTATGCAGTTGGTGGTCAAGAGCTTGGTTATCTGCCAGGAACTGAAAATGAAAAGATGTCACCTTGGGCCCAAGCAGTTTTTGACACCTTAGGGGCACTAGTTAGCCAACAGGTATTGGATGAGGTAGTGGAGCGAGGATTAATCGAGGTGCTGCCGCTTACTCATATCCGAGGCCGCTCCCTGCATGACTCCTTTGTAATTGTTGATGAAGCCCAATCCCTAGAGCGAGGTGTTTTACTAACGGTGCTCTCTCGTATTGGCCAAGGCTCCCGGGTCATCCTCACCCATGACATCGCCCAGCGAGATAACCTGCGGGTGGGCCGCCATGACGGGGTAGTTGCAGTGGTTGAATCCCTAAAGGGGCATCCGCTCTTTGCCCATATCACCTTGACTAGAAGTGAACGCAGCCAGATCGCAGCCCTTGTGACTGAGCTATTAGAGGAGCCAATTAACTTCACAAGTTGA
- a CDS encoding MDR family MFS transporter codes for MAMAKKNSKSGKANTPKDGPLSHKEILIVLSGLMTGMLLAALDQTIVSTALKNIVEDFNGLNHYTWVVTAYLLTSTASTPLYGKISDLYGRRPVFQFAIITFLIGSFLAGASQNMTQLIFTRALQGVGAGGLMALTFVIIGDIVSPRERGKYQGYFGAVWGLSSVAGPLLGGFFSDHATILGIAGWRWIFYINLPFGILALIITSAVLHIPKVKREHKIDYLGALLLVLAVSSVLLAVSVYGPEDGWTDSRTLMVISTGLILTMAFLWQEKRAVEPILPLRLFKNHTFSLTSALGFIIGAGMFGAIVMLPLYLQVVKGNSATEAGLKLIPLMIGIVSMSIFSGKKISATGKYKIFPIVGTAIMTIGLILMSTLNEDTSFAVLSIYAVLVGAGLGLSMQTIVIALQNAVDFQDMGIATSSNTFFRSLGGAFGTAIFGTILSNRIAYYLQDNFAKLQSSDPAALSDFDSSNLDLITTNTSIITTLPPVIQDTVLHSFAQTFQVVFLAAAPVTFLGFVLAFFLKEKPLQSSSDHHAAKAEAAGEAVG; via the coding sequence ATGGCTATGGCGAAAAAAAATAGTAAATCTGGAAAAGCAAATACCCCCAAAGATGGGCCGCTAAGTCATAAGGAAATTTTGATTGTATTAAGCGGATTAATGACCGGCATGTTGCTGGCAGCCTTGGATCAAACAATTGTTTCAACAGCTTTAAAGAATATTGTTGAAGATTTCAACGGGCTTAATCACTACACCTGGGTGGTCACTGCTTACCTTTTGACTTCAACCGCATCAACCCCACTTTATGGAAAAATTTCAGATCTTTATGGTCGTCGGCCAGTATTTCAATTTGCGATTATTACCTTTCTAATCGGATCATTTTTAGCCGGGGCATCACAAAATATGACCCAGCTGATTTTTACTCGTGCTCTACAGGGAGTTGGCGCAGGTGGTTTAATGGCGTTAACTTTCGTAATTATTGGCGACATCGTTTCACCACGTGAGCGCGGTAAGTATCAAGGTTATTTTGGCGCTGTTTGGGGTCTCTCTTCAGTTGCTGGTCCATTACTTGGCGGATTCTTTTCCGACCATGCCACAATTTTAGGTATCGCTGGCTGGCGCTGGATTTTCTACATCAACCTACCATTTGGAATATTGGCATTGATTATTACTTCAGCTGTATTACACATTCCGAAGGTAAAGCGTGAACACAAGATTGATTACCTTGGTGCATTGTTGTTGGTATTAGCAGTTAGCTCTGTATTGCTTGCAGTTTCAGTTTATGGGCCAGAGGATGGTTGGACTGATTCAAGAACGCTAATGGTAATTTCTACTGGATTAATTCTTACCATGGCATTTTTATGGCAAGAAAAAAGAGCTGTAGAGCCAATCTTGCCGCTTAGATTATTTAAGAATCACACATTTTCTTTAACCTCAGCACTTGGTTTTATCATTGGAGCTGGAATGTTTGGCGCCATCGTTATGTTGCCGCTATATCTTCAAGTTGTAAAAGGAAATTCAGCAACTGAGGCGGGATTAAAGTTAATTCCACTTATGATCGGCATTGTTTCAATGTCAATATTTAGTGGTAAAAAGATCTCAGCTACTGGTAAATACAAGATCTTCCCAATAGTAGGAACTGCGATTATGACTATTGGCTTAATTCTCATGTCTACTTTAAATGAAGATACTTCATTTGCTGTTCTATCTATCTATGCAGTCTTAGTCGGAGCTGGTCTTGGTTTATCAATGCAGACAATTGTGATCGCTCTACAAAATGCAGTTGATTTTCAAGATATGGGAATTGCAACCTCATCCAATACCTTCTTTAGATCTCTTGGTGGTGCCTTTGGAACGGCGATATTTGGAACTATTTTGAGTAACCGTATTGCTTATTATTTGCAAGATAACTTTGCAAAATTACAAAGCAGTGATCCAGCGGCATTATCTGACTTTGATTCTTCCAACCTTGATTTGATCACCACTAACACCTCAATCATCACTACGTTGCCACCAGTAATTCAAGACACAGTGCTTCATAGTTTTGCTCAAACTTTTCAGGTGGTCTTTTTGGCAGCAGCACCAGTTACCTTCCTGGGATTTGTACTTGCATTCTTCTTGAAAGAAAAGCCTCTGCAAAGTAGCTCAGACCACCACGCAGCAAAGGCTGAAGCAGCAGGTGAGGCGGTAGGTTAA
- a CDS encoding 4-hydroxy-3-methylbut-2-enyl diphosphate reductase produces MSLATKKRVLLAAPRGYCAGVDRAVITVEKALDLYGAPVYVRKQIVHNKHVVQTLEARGAIFVDETDEVPEGKIVVFSAHGVSPAVHQSAASRNLKTIDATCPLVTKVHHEARRFASDDYDILLIGHEGHEEVDGTAGEAPEHVQLVDGIESIKNIKVRDENKVAWLSQTTLSVDETLATVAELRKRFPNLIDPPSDDICYATQNRQVAIKEIAPQADLVLVVGSTNSSNSVRLVEVSLEYGAKAAYLIDYAAEAKDEWLAGVTTIGVSSGASVPEILVKDLLTWLADRGFSDVETVTATEEHLLFAIPPELRKDLKAAGR; encoded by the coding sequence ATGAGCCTAGCCACTAAAAAGCGAGTATTACTTGCAGCACCTCGTGGCTACTGCGCTGGTGTTGATCGCGCAGTTATCACCGTTGAAAAAGCTTTAGATCTCTATGGCGCACCGGTATATGTTCGAAAACAAATTGTTCACAACAAACATGTGGTCCAAACTTTAGAAGCCAGGGGTGCAATATTTGTTGATGAAACCGATGAGGTGCCAGAGGGAAAGATTGTGGTTTTCTCAGCCCACGGAGTTTCACCTGCAGTCCATCAAAGCGCTGCGAGTCGTAATCTAAAAACTATTGATGCCACCTGCCCGCTAGTAACCAAGGTTCACCATGAAGCTAGAAGATTTGCCTCCGATGATTACGATATTTTGTTAATTGGTCATGAAGGACATGAAGAGGTGGATGGCACAGCTGGTGAAGCGCCAGAGCATGTGCAATTAGTTGATGGTATTGAAAGCATTAAAAATATTAAGGTTCGTGATGAAAATAAGGTGGCTTGGTTATCTCAAACAACCTTAAGTGTTGATGAAACCTTGGCAACTGTGGCAGAGCTTCGGAAGCGATTTCCAAATCTAATTGATCCACCAAGTGATGACATTTGTTATGCCACCCAAAACCGACAGGTGGCAATTAAAGAGATTGCCCCACAAGCAGATTTAGTTTTAGTTGTTGGCTCAACTAACTCATCAAACTCAGTACGACTAGTTGAGGTTTCCTTAGAGTATGGCGCTAAAGCTGCCTACCTAATTGATTACGCTGCTGAGGCAAAGGATGAGTGGCTGGCCGGAGTTACAACTATTGGAGTTTCAAGTGGAGCGTCTGTGCCAGAAATATTAGTTAAGGATTTACTTACCTGGCTTGCCGATCGTGGATTTTCTGACGTGGAAACAGTAACTGCAACTGAGGAACATTTGTTATTTGCAATACCACCTGAGCTTCGTAAAGATTTAAAAGCTGCTGGTAGGTAA
- a CDS encoding fumarate hydratase, whose amino-acid sequence MAPEFSYQDLLPIGPDKTEYRLISNEGVSTFTADGRQFLKVSKDAISNLTQVALHDISHYLRSEHLEQLANILKDPEASPNDRFVATDLLKNANISAGGILPMCQDTGTAIVMGKKGQQVLTEEKDEISISRGVYDAFTKLNLRYSQLAPVTTWEEKNTGNNLPAQIEIYSDTDHPDEYNFLFIAKGGGSANKSFLYQETKAVLNPTSFMNWLDEKLRSLGTSACPPYHLVVVIGGTSAEYTVKTAKLASTKYLDSLPTKGDAKTGHGFRDLELEKEILKLTQNIGIGAQFGGKYFCHDVRVVRLPRHGASLPIAIAVSCSADRQVKAKINKDGVFIEKLETEPAHYLPAATNEDLDGPEIKIDLTAKMADILAQLSKHPVKTRVLLTGTLVVARDLAHAKIKELLDSGKALPEYLKNHAVYYAGPAKTPAGYPSGSFGPTTAGRMDSYVEQFQAAGGSLIMLAKGNRSEAVASACKKYGGFYLGSIGGPAARLAQDCIKKVEVLDYEELGMEAVWKIEVENFPAFIIIDDKGNDFYAQTRKPLSIGKKPN is encoded by the coding sequence ATGGCACCTGAGTTTTCATACCAAGATCTACTGCCGATTGGGCCAGATAAAACCGAGTATCGATTAATTTCAAATGAGGGCGTGAGCACCTTCACCGCTGATGGCCGCCAATTTTTAAAGGTATCAAAAGATGCGATAAGTAATTTAACTCAAGTTGCCTTGCATGATATTTCCCATTACCTGCGCAGTGAGCACCTTGAGCAATTAGCCAATATTTTAAAGGATCCTGAAGCCTCTCCCAATGATCGATTTGTGGCAACTGATCTATTAAAAAATGCCAATATTTCAGCAGGTGGCATATTGCCGATGTGCCAAGACACTGGCACTGCAATTGTGATGGGTAAAAAAGGTCAGCAGGTTTTAACTGAAGAAAAAGATGAGATCTCAATTTCTCGTGGTGTTTATGACGCGTTTACAAAGTTAAATCTGCGCTACTCCCAACTTGCACCAGTTACTACCTGGGAGGAGAAAAACACCGGAAATAATTTACCGGCCCAAATTGAGATCTACTCAGATACAGATCACCCAGATGAGTACAACTTCTTATTTATTGCTAAAGGTGGCGGCAGTGCTAATAAATCATTTTTATACCAAGAGACTAAGGCAGTTTTAAACCCAACCTCATTTATGAATTGGTTGGATGAAAAACTTCGCTCCCTTGGTACATCAGCTTGCCCGCCTTATCACCTTGTTGTGGTAATTGGGGGCACAAGTGCGGAGTACACAGTTAAGACTGCCAAACTTGCCAGCACTAAATATTTAGATTCACTTCCCACAAAAGGGGATGCCAAAACTGGTCATGGCTTTAGAGATTTAGAGTTAGAAAAAGAGATTTTAAAGTTAACTCAAAATATTGGAATTGGCGCCCAATTTGGTGGCAAGTACTTTTGTCATGATGTTCGAGTTGTTAGATTGCCTCGTCATGGTGCTTCCCTGCCAATTGCTATTGCAGTTTCATGCTCGGCAGATCGACAGGTAAAGGCAAAGATCAATAAAGATGGCGTCTTTATTGAAAAGCTAGAGACAGAGCCTGCGCACTACTTACCTGCTGCTACAAATGAGGATCTAGATGGGCCGGAAATAAAGATTGATTTAACTGCGAAAATGGCTGATATTTTGGCTCAATTATCAAAGCACCCAGTTAAAACTAGAGTGCTTCTAACTGGCACATTAGTAGTTGCTAGAGATTTAGCCCATGCAAAAATTAAAGAGCTACTAGATAGTGGTAAGGCACTTCCTGAGTACTTAAAAAATCATGCAGTTTATTACGCAGGCCCAGCAAAGACACCTGCAGGTTACCCTTCCGGCTCATTTGGTCCAACTACTGCCGGGCGAATGGATTCCTATGTTGAACAATTCCAAGCAGCAGGTGGTTCACTGATTATGTTGGCTAAAGGAAATAGATCTGAAGCGGTGGCTAGCGCTTGTAAAAAGTATGGCGGTTTTTATCTAGGCTCAATTGGTGGACCGGCAGCCCGACTTGCCCAGGATTGTATAAAAAAGGTTGAGGTTTTAGATTATGAAGAGCTTGGTATGGAAGCGGTCTGGAAGATTGAGGTAGAAAACTTTCCAGCTTTTATTATTATTGATGATAAGGGTAATGATTTTTATGCCCAAACTAGAAAACCATTAAGTATTGGTAAAAAACCTAACTAG
- the greA gene encoding transcription elongation factor GreA: MNQPTQTWLTQEAADRLKAELASLEGPLRAEIIKKIETARAEGDLKENGGYHAAREEQGKIEGRIRQLKHMLEHAHIGTPPASESGVVGLGMLVTVDIGGDELKFLLGSREISSGDVDVYSEKSPLGGAVLGAKVGETVNYTAPNGKLIKVAVLEAQPFN; encoded by the coding sequence ATGAACCAACCAACTCAAACCTGGCTTACCCAAGAGGCAGCAGATCGGCTGAAGGCTGAGCTGGCGTCATTAGAGGGTCCACTTCGTGCTGAGATTATTAAAAAAATTGAAACTGCTAGAGCTGAAGGTGATTTAAAAGAGAATGGTGGCTACCACGCAGCAAGGGAAGAGCAAGGAAAAATTGAGGGCAGAATTCGCCAACTAAAACATATGCTCGAGCATGCACACATTGGTACACCTCCTGCAAGTGAATCAGGTGTGGTTGGCCTTGGCATGTTAGTAACAGTTGATATTGGCGGAGATGAACTTAAATTCTTACTTGGCTCCAGAGAGATTTCCTCAGGTGATGTTGATGTTTACTCTGAAAAATCACCGCTTGGTGGGGCAGTACTTGGCGCCAAGGTTGGTGAAACTGTTAACTACACAGCCCCTAATGGCAAGTTAATTAAAGTTGCCGTCCTTGAGGCGCAACCTTTCAACTAA
- a CDS encoding ATP-binding cassette domain-containing protein: MKAVIAEDLVKTYNKGSVRALDGLNLDVEEGTVLGVLGPNGAGKTTTVRILATLLAPDSGRATVSGIDVLKHPDEVRKIIGLSGQYAAVDETLTGWDNLIMFGRLYHLSAKETKVRAIELLEQFSLSDAAKRPIRTYSGGMRRRLDLAASLIIRPKVLFLDEPTTGLDPRGRQDMWGVIDDLVKGGVTLLLTTQYLEEADHLADEIAVIDHGKVIARGTSDSLKKQVGGERLEIVVENENVQATKEIVAKVSGSAVNVDEGLRQISAPVTTGSKALIEAAKLLDEKGIHPLDIGLKRPSLDDVFLSLTGHVAEEKIDENLETATGRKKGKK; encoded by the coding sequence ATGAAAGCAGTGATAGCAGAAGATCTAGTTAAAACCTACAACAAAGGCTCAGTTCGAGCATTAGATGGTTTAAATCTTGATGTTGAAGAAGGAACTGTTCTTGGTGTGCTTGGACCAAATGGAGCTGGTAAAACTACAACTGTAAGAATTTTAGCAACCTTACTTGCACCAGATTCTGGTCGTGCAACTGTAAGTGGAATCGATGTTTTAAAACATCCAGATGAGGTTCGAAAAATAATTGGTTTATCTGGTCAATACGCAGCAGTTGATGAGACTTTAACTGGCTGGGATAACTTAATTATGTTTGGCCGGCTTTATCATTTATCGGCAAAGGAAACTAAAGTTCGTGCGATTGAATTATTAGAACAGTTCTCACTCTCTGATGCAGCAAAGCGACCAATTAGAACTTACTCTGGCGGTATGCGCCGTAGATTAGATTTAGCAGCATCATTAATTATCAGGCCAAAGGTTTTATTCCTAGATGAGCCAACTACTGGATTAGACCCAAGGGGCCGCCAGGATATGTGGGGCGTAATTGATGATTTAGTTAAGGGCGGAGTTACTTTGCTTTTAACTACACAGTACTTAGAAGAGGCTGATCATTTAGCAGATGAAATTGCAGTAATTGACCATGGAAAAGTTATTGCCCGCGGTACCTCTGATTCACTTAAGAAACAGGTAGGTGGTGAGCGGCTTGAGATTGTGGTTGAGAATGAAAATGTGCAAGCAACCAAAGAGATTGTGGCAAAGGTAAGTGGTAGCGCAGTAAATGTTGATGAGGGCTTGCGCCAAATTTCAGCACCGGTTACAACTGGCAGTAAAGCTTTAATTGAAGCCGCTAAGTTATTGGATGAAAAAGGTATTCACCCATTAGATATCGGCCTAAAGCGCCCGTCTCTTGATGATGTATTCCTATCTTTAACTGGCCATGTGGCTGAGGAAAAAATAGATGAAAATCTAGAAACTGCAACCGGACGTAAGAAGGGCAAGAAATGA
- a CDS encoding ABC transporter permease produces the protein MMNAISDALIITKRQLLQLARVPEVLIFSTIQPVMFVLLFRYVFGGSIDTGQPGGYVQLLMPGIFVQTVAFTLAATAVGLSADMQKGLIDRFRSLPISRSAVVFGRTLGDGVLNIVVLAVMGLTGYLVGWRPTSGAFKVFLGFVFLFVFGFAMSWIGVLIGLSVREERVAQNVTFIAVFPLTFLSNAFAPTTGMPKALQYFAEWNPVSTMVAGCRELFGLKNEFGATAGSFPSENPLLMSIIYMILIMAIFVPLSVRKYNNAAKK, from the coding sequence ATGATGAATGCAATCTCGGATGCTTTAATCATTACTAAGCGACAGCTACTGCAGTTGGCTCGAGTTCCTGAGGTTTTAATCTTTTCAACAATTCAGCCCGTAATGTTTGTGCTCTTATTTAGATATGTATTTGGTGGATCAATTGATACTGGCCAGCCTGGCGGTTATGTGCAACTTTTAATGCCTGGAATATTTGTGCAAACTGTTGCCTTTACATTAGCTGCCACTGCAGTTGGTTTATCAGCTGATATGCAAAAAGGTTTAATTGATCGTTTTAGATCCTTACCAATTTCAAGATCTGCTGTGGTTTTCGGTAGAACTTTAGGTGATGGTGTTTTAAACATTGTCGTACTTGCAGTTATGGGCTTGACCGGTTATTTAGTGGGCTGGCGACCAACATCTGGGGCCTTTAAAGTATTTTTAGGTTTTGTTTTTCTCTTTGTATTTGGTTTTGCAATGTCATGGATCGGGGTATTAATTGGTTTATCTGTGCGAGAAGAGCGTGTGGCTCAAAACGTTACCTTTATCGCAGTATTCCCACTAACATTTTTATCAAACGCCTTTGCGCCAACTACAGGAATGCCAAAAGCACTTCAGTATTTCGCTGAGTGGAATCCAGTTTCAACAATGGTGGCTGGCTGCCGAGAACTATTTGGACTTAAAAATGAGTTTGGTGCAACCGCTGGATCATTTCCAAGTGAGAACCCATTGTTAATGTCAATTATTTATATGATTTTAATTATGGCAATCTTCGTTCCACTAAGCGTTCGTAAATACAACAACGCAGCTAAAAAGTAA